In Candidatus Angelobacter sp., one genomic interval encodes:
- the raiA gene encoding ribosome-associated translation inhibitor RaiA, translating to MKLILSTHNLTLTKAIEDHIIARINKLDHLDRFAIDARVTLEHDHRKAPERQFCCSMRLAVPGPDLFAEDAESDLYSAIDLVTKKIEQQIRKRQSKYKARKHTEAALVKRKRQETEV from the coding sequence ATGAAATTGATTCTTTCGACGCACAATCTGACCCTGACCAAAGCGATCGAGGACCACATCATCGCCCGCATCAACAAACTTGACCACCTTGACCGTTTCGCCATCGACGCGCGCGTAACACTCGAGCACGACCATCGAAAAGCGCCGGAAAGACAGTTCTGCTGCTCCATGCGGCTTGCCGTACCCGGCCCCGATCTCTTTGCCGAGGATGCCGAAAGCGATCTTTACTCCGCGATTGACCTCGTCACCAAAAAAATCGAGCAACAGATTCGCAAACGCCAGAGCAAATACAAGGCCCGCAAACACACCGAAGCTGCCCTGGTGAAACGCAAGCGCCAGGAAACGGAAGTCTGA
- a CDS encoding amidohydrolase family protein: MLLRARVVLPVTRPPVDNGAVFVAGNRIQAAGSWNDLRSGTREKVVDLGDVILLPGLVNAHCHLDYTDLAEEIAPTKSFTDWIKVITTAKGGKICADFARSWVRGAQMLLRTGTTTVADIEAVPELLPDVRQATPLRVISFLEMTGVRSRREPRQILGEAANKIESLPVSRCAAGLSPHAPYSTIPELLRLSALLAREKGWGLTVHVSESAEEFAMFMEARGEMFDWLKRNGRDMSDCGRGSPVQHLERNGCLADNLLAAHANYLASGDAALLGRRGVSVAHCPRSHAYFGHQKFPREELYAAGVNLCLGTDSLASAARARGRTPELNLFAEMSSFAAVHPDVPSEHIVQMATVNGARALGLRGRIGELAADTCADVIAIPFRGQIYEACDAVVGHCGDVHASLIDGEWAIAPA; encoded by the coding sequence ATGTTACTTCGCGCCCGCGTCGTGTTGCCGGTTACACGCCCGCCCGTTGACAATGGCGCGGTGTTTGTTGCCGGCAATCGCATTCAAGCCGCGGGATCGTGGAACGACCTGCGTTCTGGCACGCGTGAAAAAGTCGTTGATCTGGGCGACGTCATCCTCCTGCCCGGCCTCGTCAACGCGCACTGCCATCTCGATTACACCGATCTGGCGGAAGAAATCGCGCCGACGAAATCGTTCACCGACTGGATCAAAGTCATCACCACCGCCAAGGGCGGAAAAATTTGCGCCGACTTCGCCCGGTCGTGGGTGCGCGGCGCGCAAATGCTCCTGCGCACCGGCACCACGACGGTCGCGGACATCGAGGCTGTGCCGGAATTGCTGCCGGACGTCCGACAGGCCACGCCGCTGCGGGTCATTTCATTTCTGGAAATGACCGGCGTCAGGAGCCGCCGTGAACCGCGTCAGATTCTGGGCGAGGCCGCGAACAAAATCGAATCCCTTCCGGTGTCGCGCTGCGCCGCGGGGCTCTCGCCGCATGCGCCCTATTCAACGATCCCGGAATTGCTGCGGCTGAGCGCGCTCCTTGCGCGGGAAAAGGGCTGGGGCCTGACGGTGCACGTCTCGGAGTCGGCCGAGGAGTTCGCAATGTTCATGGAGGCCCGTGGCGAAATGTTCGACTGGCTCAAGCGCAACGGGCGCGACATGTCCGATTGCGGGCGGGGCTCGCCGGTGCAACACCTCGAACGCAACGGATGCCTTGCCGACAACCTGCTCGCCGCGCATGCGAATTACCTGGCGTCCGGCGACGCGGCATTGCTCGGCCGGCGCGGCGTGAGTGTGGCACATTGTCCGCGCAGTCACGCGTATTTCGGGCATCAAAAATTTCCCCGGGAGGAACTTTACGCCGCCGGTGTGAACCTGTGCCTTGGCACTGACAGCCTCGCCAGCGCGGCCCGGGCGCGGGGGCGGACGCCGGAGCTGAACCTGTTCGCCGAAATGTCGTCCTTCGCCGCCGTGCACCCGGACGTGCCGTCGGAACACATCGTGCAAATGGCGACGGTGAATGGCGCGCGGGCGCTGGGACTGCGCGGCCGGATCGGCGAACTTGCCGCGGATACCTGCGCGGACGTGATTGCCATTCCGTTCCGGGGACAGATATATGAAGCCTGCGATGCGGTGGTGGGCCATTGTGGCGATGTCCACGCCTCGCTGATCGACGGCGAATGGGCGATCGCGCCGGCGTAG